One genomic segment of Sminthopsis crassicaudata isolate SCR6 chromosome 2, ASM4859323v1, whole genome shotgun sequence includes these proteins:
- the LOC141552932 gene encoding LOW QUALITY PROTEIN: olfactory receptor 8D1-like (The sequence of the model RefSeq protein was modified relative to this genomic sequence to represent the inferred CDS: deleted 2 bases in 1 codon) codes for MSLAILHSDDLKLLFPLQLSKDYGYRNHSTVIEFILMGLTNQPEFQIPLFLLFLQIYIISMMGNLGLLLLIKTSSNLHTSMYYFLSNLSFIDLCYSSVITPKMLVSFVSEKNIITYPGCLTQFFFFCTFAIVDLFILSAMAYDRYVAICNPLIYTITMSQRTCFLLVVGVCTMGVFGAVTHTSALTRLSCENNVISHYFCDIPPLLKLSCSSIHLNELLVMLLVVINSLVTTLSSLISYIFILSNILNIHSAKGRSKAFSTCASHLASVGVLYSSIIFMYCQPASTSYITQQKLSLVIYTTVIPILNPWIYSLRNKDVKDALRKSEKDWAVSWCRHGKPCIK; via the exons ATGTCCCTGGCAATCCTTCACAGTGATGACTTAAAACTTCT aTTTCCACTTCAACTATCAAAGGATTATGGATATAGGAATCATTCCACAGTGATAGAATTTATTCTTATGGGATTAACAAACCAGCCAGAATTCCAGATCCCCCTCTTCTTACTCTtcctacaaatatatattatttccatGATGGGAAATTTGGGCTTACTCTTACTTATCAAAACTAGTTCTAATCTTCATACCTCCATGTATTATTTTCTTAGTAACTTGTCCTTCATTGATCTTTGCTACTCCTCTGTCATTACTCCTAAAATGCTGGTGAGCTTTGTATCAGAGAAGAATATCATCACCTACCCAGGGTGCTTGACccagttctttttcttctgtacttTTGCCATTGTTGATCTATTCATATTGTCAGCCATGGCCTATGATCGTTATGTTGCCATCTGTAACCCCCTTATCTATACCATCACTATGTCTCAGAGAACCTGCTTCCTACTAGTGGTAGGAGTATGTACTATGGGGGTCTTTGGAGCCGTGACTCATACAAGTGCTTTAACCAGACTGTCCTGTGAAAACAATGTAATTAGTCATTATTTTTGTGACATTCCACCCCTTTTGAAACTCTCCTGTTCTAGCATCCACCTCAATGAACTTTTAGTGATGCTTCTGGTTGTGATTAACTCATTGGTAACCACTCTATCTAGTTTGATTTCTTACATTTTCATCCTTTCAAATATCCTAAACATCCATTCTGCTAAAGGCAGGTCCAAGGCCTTCAGCACTTGTGCGTCCCACCTAGCATCTGTGGGTGTCCTGTACAGCTCCATCATTTTTATGTACTGTCAGCCTGCATCAACCAGCTACATTACTCAACAAAAACTGTCCTTAGTGATCTACACCACAGTCATCCCTATCCTAAACCCCTGGATCTATAGTCTGAGGAATAAGGATGTGAAGGATGCActgaga aaatcagaaaaagactGGGCAGTTTCTTGGTGCAGACATGGAAAGCCTTGCATCAAATAA